A region from the Triticum aestivum cultivar Chinese Spring chromosome 3D, IWGSC CS RefSeq v2.1, whole genome shotgun sequence genome encodes:
- the LOC123079517 gene encoding ABSCISIC ACID-INSENSITIVE 5-like protein 2 isoform X2, translating to MGSRKMASQPGRGAGAGDDAGTSQRGQVQSLARQGSLYSLTLDEVQNHLGEPLQSMNLDELLRTVFPDDMEPDGATTSQYVPSSSLLRQGSITMPTELSKKTVDEVWKGIQETPKRSVQGSGRRKRERQPTLGEMTLEDFLVQAGVVTQGFLKDTGDAGNLGLVGRGATAAGAADLTSGAQWLGQYQQQIAAAAVSTHQHGQQIVPAAYMPIQFVPQPLNVVGPGASVGSAYSDGQSTSPISPISDSQTPGRKRGVSGDIPNKFVERRQKRMIKNRESAARSRARKQAYTNELENKVSRLEEENERLKKQKELNMMLCSVPLPEPKYQLRRTCSAAF from the exons ATGGGGAGTCGGAAAATGGCGTCACAGCCCgggcgcggcgccggcgccggcgacgacgccgGCACGTCGCAGCGCGGGCAGGTGCAGAGCCTGGCGAGGCAGGGGTCTCTGTACAGCCTCACCCTCGACGAGGTGCAGAACCATCTGGGAGAGCCCCTGCAGAGCATGAACCTCGATGAGCTGCTCAGGACCGTGTTTCCTGACGACATGGAGCCCGATGGCGCGACCACCAGCCAGTATGTGCCGAGCTCAAGCCTCCTGCGCCAGGGCAGCATCACGATGCCGACCGAGCTCAGCAAGAAGACGGTGGATGAGGTGTGGAAGGGCATCCAGGAGACACCCAAGAGGAGTGTCCAGGGGAGTGGCCGGCGCAAGCGGGAGAGGCAGCCCACACTCGGGGAGATGACACTCGAGGATTTCTTGGTCCAAGCAGGGGTTGTCACCCAAGGATTTCTCAAGGACACTGGCGATGCTGGCAATTTGGGTCTGGTGGGGAGAGGTGCCACAGCAGCCGGAGCCGCCGATTTGACATCTGGGGCGCAGTGGTTAGGCCAGTACCAGCAGCAGATTGCAGCTGCAGCCGTCAGCACTCATCAGCATGGCCAGCAAATTGTGCCAGCTGCTTATATGCCCATTCAGTTTGTCCCTCAGCCGCTGAATGTTGTTGGCCCTGGTGCCTCTGTGGGGTCTGCTTACTCTGATGGCCAGAGTACATCACCAATCAGTCCAATATCTGATTCTCAGACACCTGGGAGAAAGCGTGGTGTATCAGGAGATATCCCGAATAAGTTTGTGGAGAGAAGGCAGAAGAGAATGATCAAGAATAGGGAGTCGGCTGCCCGTTCAAGGGCTAGGAAGCAG GCCTACACTAATGAACTCGAAAACAAGGTATCCCGTTTAGAAGAGGAGAATGAGAGGCTAAAGAAGCAAAAG